From the Desulfallas thermosapovorans DSM 6562 genome, the window CCACGGCAAAGAATGGTATATTCACCCGGTTGGGATCATTGATAATTCTTTCATGGTCCACTATCCGTTCGCAGGTTAATATGGTATAACCTGCAGCCATGGCTATCTCAGGACAAGTGAACAGCGGCCCTTTAATTTTACAGTTGCCGTAAATATCGGCTTCCTGTACGTGTATTACGGCCACATGGGGGTGTGCGGCGGGCAGTAAGGCTACCGGGTCGCCGGTGAAGGGACATTCCATTATTTTGGAACGGTTGGCCTGCATCACATCACTGCCCAGCGGGCTACGGCAGGGGATAAAGGGGATACCCATGGCACCGGCTTTAAACCGGGCCGACATATTAAAATTGCTCCAATCTTCCAATTCTACTTTACCGCTTTCGGCCAAATAACGAAACAGCGGTGATATGCCGAAAGATTCGTGAGCCCAATAGGCAAATTCCAACCGCTTAATTGAACACCGGGTTGGGTCAAGGGCCATGGCACCGGCCAGGTATTCCACGGCCAGCCCGGCGGATTGAAAAGAGAGGGTTAAATCTTTTTTCCCCTGTCTGATTATTTCATGAATTGCGGCTACGGGTTGACGGCTATTTACAAAACCGGCAATGCCAATGTTATAGCCGTCTTTGACAAAGATATCGATGGCCTCGGCCAATTCCATACGCTTGTCCCTTTTGGATTTATCCTTGTTGACAAGGATTTCCCTGGCTTCATCCGGCGTAAATCCAGTCCAGTACATAAAATCCTCCGTTGTTTGTGAATTGTTATGTTGCACAACAATTATATCATAATGACTGAGTAGATTATTTTGAAAATAATAAAAATACAAAATACACGGCAATAAACCCTTGTTACAGGGTTTATTGCCGTTTCGGTGGGATATATTGCTTAAATAACCTTGAACAATATCGCTTTGCCCCGGTGTTAAGCGATGGTAATAGTTTTATACGGTCCTGTGAGCCAATTGTTTATTTCGAACATATTGGATATGTTGCCCAGTAAAAGTTTATCTTTAATCCGGTAATATTCCAGACAGGTGCCGCAGGATAGCACGGCGGTGCCCGAGGCGTGTAGTTTTTCCAGTTGCTCCTGGACGGGGCTGCCCTCACAGGTTAAAAACACCCCGGTATTTAAAAATAACAACGCTGCCGGTGGCGGGGTCATGGCTGCCAGGGTGGTAAACAAGCTTTTTATCAGTACCTGCCCCAAATCCGGGGACCCCTGTCCCAGCGCGTTGGTGGTGATAAAATAAACCGGTCTGTCAGGGGACGCATCCAAAGTGCGGGCGTTGTCCCCGGAGTGATTTGTAGCGGTTTGGCCTGTTGCGGGCGGGGCATCGCCACGGGTTATGGTCAAATAATATGCGCCGTCTTTTTGTTGTTCGCTCACCCGGCAGCCTGCGTTTTGGGCGAACAACATGACGTTTTGCCGGGCCACATCGTTGTCCACAATGGTGATGATGGTGCCGTCAGCTGTTTCCTCCAGAGCTTTTTTGGTGTTTATGACCGGGTTCGGACAGGCCAGTCCCCGGCAGTCCACTAATTTAGGGCTCATGCTATTGCCTCCTTGTGAGCTTGAACTGGTTTTAAATGGGCTGTTAGAAAAGTCCGTGCCAAATCCACTTATAATTTCTACGTTGGCTGGTTTTTGCGGTGCCCGCCAAAGCCTGCTTTTCAAACAAACTCTAAAGTACTATAAAGGCCTATCAGGCAGTTTCATGACACTAATCAGTTTTTCCCCGGGCGGCACTACCCGGCCTATCACAGCCGCTGTTACGCCTCTTTCCACTAGCTCCGCCACCAGCCGGTTCGCTGCCGCTTCCTTTACGGCAATGAGCAATCCGCCCGAGGTTTGGGGATCAAAAAGTATCATTTGTTCTTCCGGCCTCAGCGATGTGTCAAGGGCTATTTGATCACCCAGGTGGTTTTTATTGTCGTAGGCGCCTCCCGGTATAATACCCATGCGGGCCATCGCCGTTGTTTCCGGCAGCAACGGCACGGCGGAAAAATAAATTTCGAGGCTTACTTTACTGGCCGCGGCCATTTCGGCGGCGTGTCCCAGCAGGCCAAATCCGGTGATGTCGGTACAGGCGCTGGCGCGGTTGCGCCGCATGGCCATAGAAGCTTCGCTATTTAATGCGGACATGCATTGTACTGCCTTTTCCACGCTTGCGGTGGATATCAGGCCGGCTTTGATGGCGGTATTGATAATACCGGTGCCCAGGGGTTTGGTTAATACTAAACAATCTCCGGGCCGGGCGGTGGCGTTGGAAATAATACCCTCGGGTGCTGCCAGGCCGGTCACCGCCAGCCCGTATTTGGGTTCATCATCGCGGACCGTGTGTCCCCCGGCAATAATACCGCCCGCTTCCACCACTTTGTCGGCCCCGCCCTTTAAGATTTCCTCCAGTATGGCGGTGTGCAGGCAATCAGGAAAGCATACTATATTTAATGCCAAAAGCGGTTTGCCTCCCATGGCATAAATATCACTCAGGGCGTTGGCGGCGGCAATTTGGCCGAACAGATAGGGATCATCCACCATGGGGGTGAAGAAATCCACGGTTTGTATTAAGGCCTGGTGCTCATTCAGGCGGTATACCGCGGCGTCATCCGAAGTGTCAAGCCCCACCAAAAGACCCGGGTCACTGGATACGGGTAAGTGTCGCAGTACCTGCGACAGGGTATGCGGCCCTATTTTAGCCGCTCACCCGGGTGTCTTGGCCAGGGCGGTAAGCTTTATCGCGTTATCAGACATAGCCTGTGGGCCTCCTTTAATATAGCATGCCACCTAACGGGCATAAAATTAACATTATATTCACGGGGCATGTCAGTGGAATATTCTGTTCATATTTAATAAATCCTTTATGGAAATGATAAAATAATTTTATAGAACGGGTATCAGCAAAAAAATATGCTTATTTTTAAGTGTGCAGGCTATAAAAAAAATAGTAAAGGTATACATTAAAGATACAGGTTATGATAAAATTTGAAGGTAAATTAGTTTAACGATATATAAGGAGGAAATAACATTGCAACCATTTGAAGTTATTATTTTCGGTTTAAATGCTCCCACGCCCCATGTTGGCTGAGGCCCCAGGCCCTCCGCAGGTTGCGGATCAGAAAAGACCATGAAACAAGAGGCCGAGGAATTAGGCATTGCCTTAAAAGGGAGTTTTGGCGACGAAGTTAATGTGAAATTCGTGGATGTTTCCACCGAGGCAGTGAAGGATTATCCCAAAATCGAATCTATTTTACCCCGGGTGCGTTTGCCCCTTACGGTGATTAACGATGAACCTCGCTTCCACGGTGGCATATCTGCCGAAGTTATTTCGGATGCCTTGCGGGATATGCAGAAAAAACAGAACAATTAAATTAATAGCGTGCAGGTCAAATAATGGCATATTTAACCAGACAGCCGTTATTTTTCCCCTCCCCGCCGCATAAATTAGTGGCGAGGAGGGATTTTTTATGGCCTGGAAGGACTTGAAAAACAAAGTTAAAAGACAATTTTCAGATTACCTGGAATTACCGGGGGATATTATGCTGGATTTGCCCAAAATCGTGTTAGTGGGTAACCTGCAGGTATTTATCGAAAATCATCGCGGTATTCAGGAATATAACCCCCACTTGGTGCGGGTGGTGGTCAGCGACAAAGTGATCGAGGTGACCGGTGAAAACTTGACCCTGCGCAATATTATGCCTGACGAAATATGCGTGGAGGGGCAAATAACCGGCCTTACTTTTCTAAGTTAGGGGGGTGGAGAATGTTTTTCAAGCTGTTAAATTATTTAGACGGTTATGTAACTATTACCCTCCCCGAGGAATGCCTGGAAAAGTTCGTCAACCTGGCCACCACCCGGGGTATTTATCTCTGGGGAATCACAGGTGCCATCGGAGAACGGGTGGCGCTAAATGTACGGCGCAGGGATGTACAACCCTTGCGTCATGTGGCCCGTATGACACGCTGCCGGTTTCAAATTATGCACCGGTACGGTTTACCATTTTATGCCGGCAGGTTGCGTCGCCGCCGGGCGTTGGTGGGCGGGGCACTGTTTTTTGTCGTTGTACTGTATGCACTATCTTCTTTTGTATGGTTTATTGACATAACAGGCAATAATGCAGTGGATGATGAAAAAATAGCCGGGGTTCTCCGCAAAGCCGGCCTGCATCGCGGGGTGCCCAGGTGGTCTTTGGATACGGCGAAACTGGAAAAGGCGGTTATGCAGCAGGTGGGCGGCCTGGCATGGGTAGGTGTGACTGTTGATGGGACAAGGGTGGTTGTTAAAGTGGTGGAAAAGGTATTACCACCCGATAACGGAGAACATCCCGTAGACCTGGTGGCCAAAAAGGACGGTCTCATTAAAGAAATACTGGTACTTTCCGGTCACCCGCTGGTTCAGGAGGGGGACACAGTAACCGCCGGTCAGGTTTTAATTTCGGCGGCTATACCTCCCCCGGAAATTGATGAAGAAGATGAAAATAATGCTGATATGCCGGAAGAGGATGAGCAGCGGCCGCCGGTGCAGTATGTGCATGCCCGGGGTATTGTTCGGGCCCGGGTATGGTATGATGACTATAAAGAAATCAAACTGGAGGAAAAGATAACCAGGCCCACCGGGCGGGAGATTACCAAACTTTGCATGAAAATCGGGGGCAAGGAAATAATTTTAATGGGTCCCCGGCAAGTGCCCTATACTCATTATGCTGAACACGCCGAAGTTAAAAGGCTGCCCCAATGGAGGAATATTAATGTACCCGTCGAATTTATAACGGTTAAATATGTAGAACAAGATATTTATATTAATAAAATAAGCCGGGCCGAGGCCCGTGACCTGGCCGGTGACCGGGCAATGGAGGAATTGCGTGGCAGGATGCCCGGTAATGTTAAAATATTGCAAACAAAATTGCAGGAAGTGAAGACCGCCAGTGAAGAGGATATTGTCCGGGTTCGGCTCCAGGTGGAAACGCTGGAGGAAATAACTGTGGAAAAACCTCATCAACCGGGTGGAGGAGGCTCTGGTATTGACGGATAATACAGGTGCACGGGTAACGGAAACCAGAATTATAATTGATGATATTGGTGCTGCGGCAGAAATATTTGGCAAACATGATGAGAACTTGTCTTTGGTGGAAAACTCGATGGGGGTGAAAATGGTAGCCCGGGGTGAAGAGCTGGTCATCATGGGACAAAGTGAACAGGTGCAAAAAACAAGAAAAATAATTGAACAGTTACAGGAATATTACCAGGCCGGCAACCGGTTGACCAAACACGAGATCAATTATGCCATTAAGTCGGTAAATTCCGGCCATGCCGGAGCGCTGACCGGACTGGCCAGGGATGTGGTACTGGTAACAGCCCGGGGTAAAAAAATTAAACCAAAAACAATAGGCCAGCAGCAATATATCGAGAAGTTGCATAAACATGACGTGGTATTCGCCCTGGGACCCGCCGGTACGGGTAAAACATACCTGGCGGTGGTGATGGCGGTAAGGGAACTGCGCAACCGGGCTGTGAACAGAATAGTGCTGACCAGGCCGGCGGTGGAGGCGGGTGAGAAGCTCGGGTTTTTACCCGGCGATCTGCAGGAAAAGGTGGATCCATACCTGCGGCCATTGTATGATAGCCTTTATGATGTGCTGGGTATTGAAAATACCCAAAAATACCTGGAGCGGCAGGTTATTGAAATCGCACCCCTGGCTTACATGCGGGGTAGGACGCTGGACGATTCTTTTGTTATTTTAGACGAGGCCCAAAATACCACCCCCGAACAAATGAAAATGTTTCTAACCCGGTTGGGGTTCGGCTCCCGGGCGGTGATTACCGGCGATGAAACCCAGGTGGACCTGCCCAGGGGACAACAATCGGGATTGGTGCACGCTCGTCAAGTGCTTGATGGTATCGAGGGGATAGCTTTTCATCATTTTACCGGTGAGGACATTGTCAGACATCCTTTGGTCCAGCGAATAGTCCAGGCTTATGAGGAAAAAGGTGCTTTGGCGGAAAGAACTGAGGTGTGATATAAATGTTTTCTCTGGGTGCGGTAAGGGGAAAACTGGCGGATAGCTTAAACCGGCTGGTCGGCAAGCGCAAAGTGCGCAGGGGGATGGCCGCTGGTTTGTTTTTTGTGTTGCTGACTTTACTTATTTCCGTGGAGTTTATGCCCCAAAGGGTTAACCTGGTGGTGGGACAGGTTTCGCCCACCAATGTTTTTGCCCCTCGCAGCGTGATCTTTCAAGACAAGGTAAAAACCGAGGAGGCCAAAAATTTAGCGGCCAACCAGGTGGAACAGCAATATATTACCGACCCGCGGGTAAGCGTGGATGTGCAACAGAACATTTCCACGCTGGTAAATACCATCGGTGAGATACAAATGGATGCCGGGCTAGATGAAAGCGAAAAAATAGCCAGGCTGGAAGAGGAAATCCCCTTCAGCCTGCCCGGTGATGTTCTTACCACACTGGCCATCCCTGATCCGGGAAGCCTGGAGCGGGTGAGAAACAGTCTGACCTCTATGATAGCCAGGGCTATGGAGGCAAGGGAGGGTATAACCCAGGAAAATATTAAAAATGTGGAAAACTACCTGGTGAGTGAGGTTAATAATTTACAGTTGAATAGCTCCTATAAAACGCTGGCGGCGGAAATGGTGAGCTATTACCTGCGCCCTAATAAATTCTTTGACATCGATAAAACCCAGCGTTTGCAGCAGGCGGCCCGGGAGGCGGTACCCCCGGTGATGGTGACCATTAAGGAAAGGGAAAAGATTATCGGTGTGGGGGAGATAGTCACCGAGGAACATATTGCCAAGCTGGAGGCACTGGGTCTCTCCCGTCCCATTTTGCCGGTTTCCTCCATTTTGGGTTCGGCCTTGCTGGTGGCCCTGTTGATGTTGGTGGTTCTTTTTTACCTTTACCAGCAAAACAGGGAAATATATAATCATGCCGGCCATTTATATTTGATGGGTATCATTGTAATTGGTGTGCTGGGCGTATCCAAGGCTATCATTGCCATTAACATCACCCAGTGGCCTGAATTCGGGGCTCTTTTGGCTTACGTCGCCCCCATTGCCACGGCGGGTATGCTCATCGCCATTCTATTGGATTCCCGTTTGGCCGTCCTGGTGGTGGCCATTATGAGTTTTTTACTGGCCATTATGACCGGTGGTCAGATCAGGTTCGCCGCGGTGGCCCTTATCGGCGGTTTTACCGGCGTTTACGGGGTGAGCAAGCTCAGCCAGCGGGGTGATATGGCCCGGGCCGGTTTTTATACCGGTGCGGCCAATGTGGCGGCTATTTTTACCATGGGATTGGTGGATGGCACACCCACTGGCCTATTGATTACCTCCAGCCTGGTACTGGGTACCGTCAACGGCATACTATCCTCCATTTTGACCAACGGGGCCATACCCTATCTGGAAAGTGCCTTTGGTATTACCTCTTCCGTGCGCCTTTTAGAATTGTCCAACCCCGGCAACCCGCTTTTGCGACGCCTGCAAATCGAGGCACCGGGCACCTATCATCATAGTTTGCTGGTGGGTAACCTGGCCGAGGCGGCAGCGGACGCGGTGGGGGGAGACACCCTTATGGTACGGGTGGCGGCCTATTATCACGATATCGGAAAAATAAAACGTCCC encodes:
- a CDS encoding PhoH family protein, which gives rise to MTDNTGARVTETRIIIDDIGAAAEIFGKHDENLSLVENSMGVKMVARGEELVIMGQSEQVQKTRKIIEQLQEYYQAGNRLTKHEINYAIKSVNSGHAGALTGLARDVVLVTARGKKIKPKTIGQQQYIEKLHKHDVVFALGPAGTGKTYLAVVMAVRELRNRAVNRIVLTRPAVEAGEKLGFLPGDLQEKVDPYLRPLYDSLYDVLGIENTQKYLERQVIEIAPLAYMRGRTLDDSFVILDEAQNTTPEQMKMFLTRLGFGSRAVITGDETQVDLPRGQQSGLVHARQVLDGIEGIAFHHFTGEDIVRHPLVQRIVQAYEEKGALAERTEV
- a CDS encoding HD family phosphohydrolase encodes the protein MFSLGAVRGKLADSLNRLVGKRKVRRGMAAGLFFVLLTLLISVEFMPQRVNLVVGQVSPTNVFAPRSVIFQDKVKTEEAKNLAANQVEQQYITDPRVSVDVQQNISTLVNTIGEIQMDAGLDESEKIARLEEEIPFSLPGDVLTTLAIPDPGSLERVRNSLTSMIARAMEAREGITQENIKNVENYLVSEVNNLQLNSSYKTLAAEMVSYYLRPNKFFDIDKTQRLQQAAREAVPPVMVTIKEREKIIGVGEIVTEEHIAKLEALGLSRPILPVSSILGSALLVALLMLVVLFYLYQQNREIYNHAGHLYLMGIIVIGVLGVSKAIIAINITQWPEFGALLAYVAPIATAGMLIAILLDSRLAVLVVAIMSFLLAIMTGGQIRFAAVALIGGFTGVYGVSKLSQRGDMARAGFYTGAANVAAIFTMGLVDGTPTGLLITSSLVLGTVNGILSSILTNGAIPYLESAFGITSSVRLLELSNPGNPLLRRLQIEAPGTYHHSLLVGNLAEAAADAVGGDTLMVRVAAYYHDIGKIKRPYFFIENQMGGENPHDKIAPTLSTLILTSHVKDGVELAREHKLPLGITEIIEQHHGNSLCSFFYHKATENNKNESVSEDDFRYEGPKPQTKEAAIVMLADAVEAAVRSMPNRTPGRVEGMVRKIIKDKLMDEQLDECDLTLKDLNIIAGAFLRVLSGIFHNRIEYPDMSKEMERRNSKRAGNRKQSAGKGTG
- the selD gene encoding selenide, water dikinase SelD; the protein is MSDNAIKLTALAKTPGUAAKIGPHTLSQVLRHLPVSSDPGLLVGLDTSDDAAVYRLNEHQALIQTVDFFTPMVDDPYLFGQIAAANALSDIYAMGGKPLLALNIVCFPDCLHTAILEEILKGGADKVVEAGGIIAGGHTVRDDEPKYGLAVTGLAAPEGIISNATARPGDCLVLTKPLGTGIINTAIKAGLISTASVEKAVQCMSALNSEASMAMRRNRASACTDITGFGLLGHAAEMAAASKVSLEIYFSAVPLLPETTAMARMGIIPGGAYDNKNHLGDQIALDTSLRPEEQMILFDPQTSGGLLIAVKEAAANRLVAELVERGVTAAVIGRVVPPGEKLISVMKLPDRPL
- a CDS encoding CoA transferase subunit A — encoded protein: MYWTGFTPDEAREILVNKDKSKRDKRMELAEAIDIFVKDGYNIGIAGFVNSRQPVAAIHEIIRQGKKDLTLSFQSAGLAVEYLAGAMALDPTRCSIKRLEFAYWAHESFGISPLFRYLAESGKVELEDWSNFNMSARFKAGAMGIPFIPCRSPLGSDVMQANRSKIMECPFTGDPVALLPAAHPHVAVIHVQEADIYGNCKIKGPLFTCPEIAMAAGYTILTCERIVDHERIINDPNRVNIPFFAVDAVVEVPFGAYPGNCHSHYYFDERHIKELQAAGEAFRKGDRKPLENYYTHYIYEVKNTAEFLSKIPYKQLQHIQQIEIRDFRLIHSVSRSDNGANAKSPAMLHRQLSSGR
- the yedF gene encoding sulfurtransferase-like selenium metabolism protein YedF, which encodes MSPKLVDCRGLACPNPVINTKKALEETADGTIITIVDNDVARQNVMLFAQNAGCRVSEQQKDGAYYLTITRGDAPPATGQTATNHSGDNARTLDASPDRPVYFITTNALGQGSPDLGQVLIKSLFTTLAAMTPPPAALLFLNTGVFLTCEGSPVQEQLEKLHASGTAVLSCGTCLEYYRIKDKLLLGNISNMFEINNWLTGPYKTITIA
- the yqfD gene encoding sporulation protein YqfD, whose product is MFFKLLNYLDGYVTITLPEECLEKFVNLATTRGIYLWGITGAIGERVALNVRRRDVQPLRHVARMTRCRFQIMHRYGLPFYAGRLRRRRALVGGALFFVVVLYALSSFVWFIDITGNNAVDDEKIAGVLRKAGLHRGVPRWSLDTAKLEKAVMQQVGGLAWVGVTVDGTRVVVKVVEKVLPPDNGEHPVDLVAKKDGLIKEILVLSGHPLVQEGDTVTAGQVLISAAIPPPEIDEEDENNADMPEEDEQRPPVQYVHARGIVRARVWYDDYKEIKLEEKITRPTGREITKLCMKIGGKEIILMGPRQVPYTHYAEHAEVKRLPQWRNINVPVEFITVKYVEQDIYINKISRAEARDLAGDRAMEELRGRMPGNVKILQTKLQEVKTASEEDIVRVRLQVETLEEITVEKPHQPGGGGSGIDG
- the yqfC gene encoding sporulation protein YqfC, with the protein product MAWKDLKNKVKRQFSDYLELPGDIMLDLPKIVLVGNLQVFIENHRGIQEYNPHLVRVVVSDKVIEVTGENLTLRNIMPDEICVEGQITGLTFLS